From the genome of Rhodothermales bacterium, one region includes:
- a CDS encoding alpha/beta hydrolase, with amino-acid sequence MARALGILIFYARESDAHVRRVLALNDALVRADLDAHAVPVGTDARPVTVQGDFDWILLVWSAGLAERFEADIAPTLARSQVGVLFLDPGDDVPLPPALQSAPNMVVDSDAAIAQLIENLDARPAMIEPEEPESAQPPPPPAPRPPSPSPAPATRGPGEDVGASTGDEELEMSGAEPPPDGVVYPVWFGTNRKPRTDRPGFTGERWGETTTGRVDVFIPETHRFGETGTAFWKRLLRFDLRDDHLRIQEIVTLDRDTFYDEVRGALDDAGDEPQALLFIHGFNVTFDEAAIRAAQIGFDLKVQGPTAFFSWPSRGDVKAYSADEASIEASEKAITDFLVEFAGKCQGARIHIIAHSMGNRGLLRALQRIAGNAETRGKVRFDQIFLAAPDVDRDLFVQLAYLYPEHAGRTTLYTSDGDLPVYLSGILHDAPRAGYYMPYTIAPGVDTVAVPDFDVDLLGHSYFAQAEALLYDIHALMQQDAPPTSRQRLTTAQDQGKPFWKLNR; translated from the coding sequence ATGGCCCGCGCACTCGGTATCCTGATCTTTTACGCCCGCGAATCTGACGCACACGTACGCCGCGTGCTGGCACTGAACGACGCCCTCGTTCGGGCCGATCTGGACGCACACGCCGTACCGGTTGGCACGGACGCGCGTCCCGTCACCGTCCAAGGAGACTTTGACTGGATCCTGCTCGTATGGTCGGCCGGCCTCGCGGAGCGGTTCGAGGCCGACATCGCACCAACCCTGGCGCGGTCGCAGGTGGGCGTCCTTTTTCTGGATCCGGGCGACGACGTCCCGCTCCCGCCGGCGTTGCAGAGCGCGCCGAACATGGTGGTCGACTCAGACGCCGCGATCGCGCAGTTGATCGAGAACCTCGACGCGCGGCCGGCCATGATCGAGCCCGAGGAACCGGAGTCGGCCCAACCGCCTCCTCCTCCGGCGCCGCGTCCACCGTCACCATCGCCGGCCCCGGCGACGCGCGGACCCGGTGAAGATGTGGGAGCGTCCACGGGGGACGAGGAGCTGGAGATGTCGGGCGCGGAGCCGCCGCCGGACGGGGTCGTCTACCCGGTCTGGTTCGGCACCAACCGGAAACCGCGAACGGACAGGCCCGGCTTCACCGGTGAACGATGGGGCGAAACGACCACGGGCCGCGTCGATGTCTTCATCCCCGAGACACACCGCTTCGGGGAGACCGGCACCGCGTTCTGGAAACGCCTGCTCCGGTTCGACCTGCGGGACGACCACCTCCGCATCCAGGAGATCGTGACGCTGGACCGCGATACGTTCTACGACGAGGTGCGCGGTGCACTGGACGACGCCGGCGACGAGCCCCAGGCGCTCCTGTTCATCCACGGATTCAACGTCACCTTCGACGAAGCGGCCATCCGCGCCGCCCAGATCGGGTTCGACCTCAAGGTGCAGGGTCCGACGGCGTTTTTCAGCTGGCCGTCCCGGGGCGACGTCAAGGCCTACTCCGCCGACGAAGCCAGCATCGAGGCGAGCGAAAAGGCCATCACCGATTTCCTGGTCGAGTTCGCCGGAAAATGCCAGGGCGCCCGGATCCATATCATCGCGCACAGCATGGGCAACCGCGGCCTGCTCCGCGCGCTCCAGCGGATCGCCGGCAACGCCGAAACCCGCGGCAAGGTGCGCTTCGACCAGATCTTCCTCGCGGCGCCGGACGTCGACCGCGACCTGTTCGTCCAGCTCGCCTACCTCTACCCGGAGCACGCCGGACGCACCACACTCTATACGTCCGACGGCGACCTGCCGGTGTACCTCTCGGGCATCCTGCACGACGCGCCCCGCGCCGGCTACTACATGCCCTACACTATCGCGCCGGGGGTGGATACGGTGGCGGTGCCCGATTTCGATGTCGACCTGCTCGGCCATTCCTACTTCGCCCAGGCCGAAGCGCTGCTGTACGACATCCACGCGCTGATGCAACAGGACGCGCCTCCGACGAGCCGGCAGCGTCTTACGACGGCGCAGGATCAGGGAAAACCGTTCTGGAAACTGAACCGGTGA